In the genome of Ovis canadensis isolate MfBH-ARS-UI-01 breed Bighorn chromosome 21, ARS-UI_OviCan_v2, whole genome shotgun sequence, the window GGGGTTCGTCCTGTGGGAACATTTCCTGGGTCCACTTGGCTGTGAAACACCCACTGGCAGGTGTGTAAAAAGAAGCTCCTGCCCATGGCCCAGGGTGGCTCTGTCCAGAGTGCGTGGCCTTCTCTCACCTGCACACAAGCACGGTCTATCCTCACCCTCCCTGGGCACTCTGCTTCCCTGCTCCAGCCACTTCTGACCTTTCCACCCCCTGCACCTCCAGACCGAGATGGACAAGCTCctactgctgctcctgctgctggggGTCTTCCCTTTcgtgttcttccaaggagtgggTGAGTCCCTGTGGGATCTGGGCCAGGGCTGAGGATGTGGAGCTGGGCCCAGCAGCACCGCCCGCCTGATGACCTGACCCACTCGGGAGGGGACAAAGTCAAGGACGAGGTTGTGGGATGGTTTGACCGGCAAGGATCTGAGGGCTCTTTCTTCTGTCCCCACCCGGACTGCTCCCAGGGAAAGAGCTCAGGTTCCTTTCCAAGGTCTCAGAGTGGGGTCAGTCCCTCTGTGGgggcaggctggggctggggccccgtCTCAAGGGGGACCGATTAGTGCTTTGCTGGGCTGGCCCTATGAGGCAGAGTCAATGGTTGCTGCAGACTTTCCATAAAGACACAGCCAAGGGGCAGTGCTGCAGCAGGAACAGGTTGCTGAAAGGTCATCTTGAACCAATGTTTCTGTTACAAGAGGCAATATTTCCATTGTCACTTAGGTGTGTTTGGACATCAGCTTCCTTGTAGGGAGGGAGGTACGGTGGGAAGTTTTGTGAGACTGCAATCCTACCTTGGGGCCAGCACGGTCAGTATGTGCTACTAGAGTGTGGCCTCAGGTGGCTGTATGTAGACGATCTCATTGTGTTCTTCATAATAGCATCATAGCTAAGAGGACagctttcatattatttttaatagagtcAAAATCCTTGTGTAGGGACtcccctcatggtccagtggttaagactgtgctcccaatgcaggaggcccgtgttccacccctggtcaggaaactatatcccacatgccacaactaagacccagtgcagtcaagtaaataattaaaaaaaaaaatccctgggtAAAAAACACCTGTCCTTACAGAATCCACGGTCATAATATGATGCAAATGTTCCCAAGCTTTAAGAGTATATTGGAAGGAAATATTTAGGATCCTGCTTTTGCCTTGACCCCTTGACCCTACCAGTGTTCTAGCCCACCTTAATATCAGCCCATTCGACTCTGTAATCAacctttgcttctgttttctataGCTCCAGATACACTATGTATGGTCTGCCAAAATTTTAAGAAAGGTCAGTGTTTGCAGGGCAAAGGCAATTGTACCATGGAACAAGGTCCCGGCTGCAGAACCAGAGATGTCTTCCTTTTCTCAGAGAAAGGTAACGCTACGAAGCCAGGTTCTTCTGGCTCCAGCGGGCGCCTCACTCTTGACCCTGGGGAGGGGCTGCAGTCTGAGGGGCCCTCCCTGGGAGGTGGACATGTCCCTAGTCTGGAGGCCAGACTGGGTATGTCCGGGGGAGGTTCCGGGTATGTTTCTACGGTGCTGAGAGTCACTGTCCTTCTCTTCCAGGTCGGTGGAACTTCAACCACACTGAACTGGACTGTTATGATTTCTGTATGTCTTCAAATTACTATATTGGGGACCTGAAGATTTCAACCTTTTGCTGCAAAGGTCGAGATTTCTGTAATAAATATATcggaaaaggaaaacaatgatCAGATCACTAAGTGCTAATTCCCTGTCAGTGGTGGTGTCCCCTCCCCCCTCTCTTCCTGGCATCTCTTGTCCTGGTCCTTCCACACGCCCTCCTGCCGAGCATGCAgtgtcctcccctctcctccaagCTTCCCTCTTCACTTCCCTCCTGGCCACTGGCTCCTTCCCCGCAACACCAAGTGCTCTCAGCTCAGCTCACCCTTGGTTCACCTCCTGCTTCCTTCACGTCTGTAAATCGCCATCCTACCCTCATCCCTCACAGTCACTCTGTTCCTCTGGCCGCCTGGTTTCTGATCCCACCTGCTCAGCAGTGACTGCCATGTGCCCAGAAAGGGGATGGGTTCCATTTCTACATCAGGAGTTCGTGGGAACAG includes:
- the LOC138427195 gene encoding prostate and testis expressed protein 2-like; its protein translation is MDKLLLLLLLLGVFPFVFFQGVAPDTLCMVCQNFKKGQCLQGKGNCTMEQGPGCRTRDVFLFSEKGRWNFNHTELDCYDFCMSSNYYIGDLKISTFCCKGRDFCNKYIGKGKQ